In Bifidobacteriaceae bacterium, one DNA window encodes the following:
- the mscL gene encoding large conductance mechanosensitive channel protein MscL, which produces MKGFRDFLMRGNLIDLAVAFILGASFGAVVKDFTKIIMDLIGLVGGNPDFGTVKIGSINVGNFLTALVSFVIVSAVLYFGIVRPYQLLKDKLTKDAEPAPPTTDELLTEIRDLLAKKS; this is translated from the coding sequence ATGAAGGGTTTCAGAGATTTCCTCATGCGCGGCAACTTGATCGATTTGGCGGTCGCGTTCATTCTGGGCGCCTCTTTTGGCGCGGTTGTGAAGGACTTCACCAAGATCATCATGGACTTGATCGGTCTGGTGGGCGGCAATCCGGACTTCGGCACGGTCAAGATCGGCTCGATCAACGTGGGCAACTTCCTGACGGCGTTGGTTTCCTTTGTGATCGTTTCCGCGGTGCTGTACTTCGGGATTGTGCGGCCCTACCAGTTGCTGAAGGACAAGCTGACCAAGGACGCGGAGCCGGCCCCGCCCACAACAGACGAGCTCCTGACCGAGATCCGCGACCTGTTGGCCAAGAAGTCCTAG
- a CDS encoding NYN domain-containing protein — protein sequence MRSQCSLYVDAGYLLASVATRLTGTSLRSGIRVDYDKLIAVLTSQAEATAGVPLLRVNWYDAAKNALPDPDQQRIGSLPRVKVRLGRVGFNGEQKGVDLRIGLDMVAQSRNGAVDFIFLVSGDDDLTEAVEEAQNHGVQVIVLAIPDRQGHPHGVSEHLQRASDGVELVKPEGLDKAVTRTPAVMSQHVIPRPGPRPGHPSTPRQSPALPALPTPKPGPGVTAPLIASALPLQRGAESALAYRSETGSKPTVAPEYAFEETQVREAIDSVVSGVVKSFMGSAAPEELAGALKDRRSIPREVDRALLLDLAHRLNDYDLSDGIRNRLRDRFWEVFEREIG from the coding sequence ATGCGATCCCAGTGCTCACTCTACGTTGACGCCGGTTACCTGTTGGCCTCGGTGGCCACCCGGTTGACCGGGACTTCGCTGCGCTCCGGCATCCGCGTGGACTACGACAAGCTGATTGCGGTTCTGACCAGCCAGGCCGAGGCGACGGCGGGTGTGCCCCTCCTGCGTGTGAACTGGTACGACGCGGCCAAGAACGCGCTGCCGGACCCCGATCAACAGCGGATCGGGTCCCTGCCGCGGGTCAAAGTCAGGCTGGGACGGGTCGGCTTCAACGGCGAACAAAAGGGGGTCGACCTGAGGATCGGCCTGGACATGGTGGCGCAATCGCGTAACGGCGCGGTCGACTTCATCTTCCTGGTCTCCGGCGACGACGACCTGACGGAGGCGGTGGAGGAGGCCCAGAACCACGGCGTCCAAGTAATAGTGCTGGCCATTCCAGACAGGCAGGGCCATCCGCACGGCGTTTCCGAACACCTGCAACGAGCGTCTGACGGCGTCGAACTCGTCAAGCCCGAAGGGCTCGACAAAGCCGTGACGCGCACTCCGGCGGTGATGTCCCAGCACGTTATACCCCGGCCTGGCCCCCGGCCAGGCCACCCATCCACACCCCGGCAGTCGCCCGCGTTGCCAGCTTTGCCGACGCCTAAGCCCGGCCCTGGTGTGACCGCCCCCCTGATCGCCAGCGCCCTGCCCCTGCAACGCGGCGCCGAGTCTGCGCTGGCGTACCGTTCGGAGACGGGCTCCAAGCCGACTGTCGCCCCCGAATACGCTTTCGAAGAGACGCAGGTCCGCGAGGCAATCGATTCGGTGGTCTCTGGCGTCGTCAAATCGTTCATGGGCAGCGCCGCGCCGGAGGAATTGGCCGGGGCGCTGAAAGACCGGCGCTCAATCCCGCGCGAGGTGGACCGCGCGCTGCTGCTGGACCTGGCCCACCGGCTGAACGACTACGACCTCTCGGACGGGATCCGCAACCGGCTGCGGGACCGCTTCTGGGAGGTCTTCGAGCGGGAAATCGGCTGA